One Ignavibacterium album JCM 16511 genomic region harbors:
- the hemW gene encoding radical SAM family heme chaperone HemW gives MKPTALYIHIPFCDHKCIYCDFYSIITSDNIESFLFALKREIDYYSKLYSSDRIITSIFFGGGTPSLMSVEYIADIIKHSKNKFNFSDNAEITLEINPGTVNKEKLIEFRNTGINRISIGIQSFDESDLKFLTRIHDKQTAINTVYNAADAGFENISIDLIFNLPDQSKEKWKLNLQQAVGLPIKHISAYSLILERGTILNKLVLDGKVKVQDEDYDAELYELTIDFLTENGFIQYEVSNFAKPGYECIHNNAYWHHQDYIGFGPSAHSFVENKRWWNFSSLKRYISEVELKQIALMNSETLTQQQLQDEYIMLALRSNGIIIEDYIKRFGSDWLDNHSKDFEVLKQQELIEIKHNKIKLTSKGYAICDEILSKIL, from the coding sequence TTGAAACCGACCGCATTATATATCCACATTCCTTTTTGTGATCACAAATGTATCTATTGTGATTTTTATTCAATTATTACTTCTGATAATATTGAGTCTTTCCTTTTTGCATTGAAAAGAGAAATAGATTATTACTCAAAACTTTATTCATCAGACCGAATCATAACTTCCATTTTCTTTGGAGGCGGAACACCTTCATTAATGAGCGTAGAATATATTGCAGATATAATTAAACATTCTAAAAACAAATTTAACTTTTCTGATAATGCAGAGATAACTCTTGAGATAAATCCCGGCACAGTTAATAAAGAAAAATTAATTGAATTCAGAAACACCGGCATTAACCGAATAAGCATCGGAATTCAGTCATTTGATGAAAGTGATTTGAAATTTTTAACAAGGATTCACGATAAACAAACCGCTATCAATACTGTTTACAACGCAGCTGATGCCGGGTTTGAAAACATCAGTATAGATTTGATTTTTAATTTGCCGGACCAATCAAAAGAAAAATGGAAATTAAATCTTCAGCAGGCAGTTGGGTTGCCGATAAAACACATCTCAGCTTATAGCTTAATACTTGAGCGAGGAACTATTCTTAATAAACTTGTTCTCGATGGTAAAGTTAAAGTTCAGGATGAAGATTACGACGCAGAACTTTATGAATTGACAATTGATTTTCTTACTGAAAATGGTTTTATTCAATATGAAGTTTCAAATTTTGCAAAGCCCGGCTATGAATGCATTCACAATAACGCTTATTGGCATCATCAGGATTATATAGGATTTGGCCCGTCTGCACATTCTTTTGTCGAGAATAAACGCTGGTGGAATTTTTCTAGTTTAAAAAGATATATTTCAGAAGTTGAACTGAAACAAATTGCTCTTATGAACTCTGAAACTCTTACTCAACAACAATTACAGGATGAATACATTATGCTTGCTTTGCGAAGTAATGGAATTATCATAGAAGATTACATAAAAAGATTTGGCAGCGACTGGCTTGATAATCATTCAAAAGATTTTGAAGTTCTCAAACAGCAAGAGTTAATTGAAATAAAACACAACAAAATAAAACTCACTTCAAAAGGTTATGCAATCTGTGATGAAATTCTTTCAAAAATTCTTTAA
- a CDS encoding dicarboxylate/amino acid:cation symporter — MLKIKLHWQILIAFAIAVLFGLFLPQYSDYVRWLGDLFLRALKMIIVPLVFTSIVSGVTNLGSTQNLGRLGIKTITYYISTSLAAIVTGLILVDLIKPGVGADLGFKMEVPELTKAIGSIGDIFLRMIPSNIFEALASADMLALIFFAILFGIFITRVDEKSQQFMTDFFSAAFEVMMKLTSFIILFAPIGIFGIVTGIVADQAADKTKLISMIQHLGVYMLTVLSGLAFHMFITLPLLLKFIGRVNPYLHFRAMSLPLITAFSTSSSSATLPFTIQAVEKESGVSNKISSFVLPLGATINMDGTALYECVAAMFIAQAYGIELGFLQQMIVVVTALLASIGAAGIPMAGLVMMSVVLTAVGLPLEGVGLILAVDRILDMCRTAVNVFSDSCGAVIIAKTEGESLRV; from the coding sequence ATGTTAAAAATTAAACTCCACTGGCAGATATTAATTGCATTTGCAATTGCCGTATTGTTTGGATTATTTCTTCCTCAATATTCTGATTATGTAAGATGGCTTGGTGATTTGTTCCTGCGCGCACTGAAAATGATAATTGTGCCTCTTGTTTTTACTTCAATCGTTTCGGGCGTTACTAATCTTGGTAGCACCCAGAATCTTGGACGATTAGGTATTAAAACTATCACATATTATATATCAACAAGTCTTGCAGCGATCGTTACAGGGTTGATTCTCGTTGATCTTATAAAACCAGGCGTTGGCGCTGATTTGGGATTTAAAATGGAAGTCCCCGAACTTACTAAAGCTATCGGAAGTATTGGTGATATTTTTCTGCGAATGATTCCATCAAACATTTTTGAAGCACTTGCTTCAGCAGATATGCTCGCACTGATTTTCTTCGCTATTCTTTTCGGAATATTTATTACCAGAGTTGATGAAAAATCACAACAGTTTATGACTGACTTCTTCAGCGCCGCTTTTGAAGTAATGATGAAGCTTACTTCCTTTATAATACTTTTTGCACCAATAGGAATTTTTGGAATAGTTACAGGAATTGTAGCTGATCAGGCGGCTGATAAGACAAAACTTATTTCTATGATTCAGCATCTTGGGGTATATATGCTTACTGTATTAAGCGGTTTAGCATTTCATATGTTTATCACACTTCCTTTACTTCTGAAATTTATTGGAAGAGTAAATCCCTACTTACACTTCAGAGCGATGTCACTGCCTTTAATAACTGCTTTTTCAACATCTTCTTCATCAGCAACACTGCCGTTCACTATTCAGGCAGTTGAAAAAGAAAGCGGAGTTTCAAATAAAATCTCCAGTTTTGTTTTACCACTTGGCGCAACAATAAATATGGATGGAACTGCCTTGTATGAATGTGTTGCTGCAATGTTTATTGCTCAGGCATACGGAATTGAGCTCGGATTTCTTCAGCAAATGATTGTTGTTGTAACAGCTTTGCTTGCATCAATTGGTGCTGCAGGCATCCCAATGGCAGGACTTGTAATGATGTCCGTTGTTTTAACAGCAGTTGGATTACCACTCGAAGGGGTGGGATTAATTCTTGCTGTTGACAGAATACTTGATATGTGCAGAACTGCGGTAAATGTTTTCAGTGATAGTTGTGGTGCCGTTATAATTGCAAAAACCGAGGGCGAGAGTTTGAGGGTGTAG
- a CDS encoding S8 family serine peptidase, giving the protein MKTNKTMIKILIMILISLNSYVFAQIQQDVIKEKIKQQVLSKTDTIVLKNIGIEFQRQYNANKYEAIEYFKQKGYLIKGPGIELQGFSNGRPIYYITYNRIAAQTVRTDAVWSSFNLDGSGIEIGLWDEGAVYEYHDSFREGIYGPRHVFFIDSTGSEVSEHSTHVAGTIVADNDNYNSKGMADKSVLYSRDWNAGFVEMTNAAAGLDPNFTTPLLLSNHSYGQNPGWVWGDLRNSGTNAWYWMAEDYQNEDPNFGNYHDSLTFNIDLIAFNAPYYTIVWAAGNDRGQGPEPFTSHWVWDGEKWVSSTSYHPKDGGDDGFDCIPPEGVAKNIITVGAVDDIPYGYTSPSDVKQINTNFSVWGPTKDGRIKPDIVANGDALYSTLPNNLYGNTIKGLTASGTSMAAPNVTGSLALLLQHYKNTHNNTVPLSSTLKAIVIHTADEAGENPGPDYKYGWGLLNTYKAAQLISQDQNNSNAIQEILLSNGQTYTLNDLYNDGTQPIKITLAWNDIPPSNSQTGPILVRDLDVRLYKNGITYYPWVLNPGNPGSAATTGDNTKDNVEQILFQSPGVGLYSVVVSHKGTLSSSQMFSLIVTGFTSPFVTFNLKQIGNDNQTFGQAAYWDNLSWNYVQPEQPVTLSIAQHHFLSTQDFRPNTYEKFNHWEDNLATTSDWYRNWDTIGLRASINLVAARFIPKYSNVIIKNSLEGTVSTGDSLNFSDPWLTDINEQPYGLRNQGLSAPFKQRPSPFYPDYTTSYYGDVYKGVFLNQGLDWQPPYYSVKADAVQDIQLQQTGRTHRFYFQGWSASPLGSAEFQYPNALETPVVFKQEGATVQANLKGTQLSNNSNAYSKGNQRKFV; this is encoded by the coding sequence ATGAAAACAAATAAAACCATGATAAAAATACTTATAATGATTCTTATTTCATTGAATTCATATGTTTTTGCACAAATTCAACAGGATGTAATTAAGGAAAAAATAAAACAGCAAGTACTCAGTAAAACTGATACGATTGTACTTAAAAACATTGGTATTGAATTTCAAAGACAATATAATGCAAACAAATATGAAGCAATTGAATATTTTAAACAGAAGGGTTACTTAATAAAAGGACCAGGAATTGAACTGCAGGGATTCTCAAATGGACGACCAATTTACTATATAACTTATAACAGAATAGCTGCTCAGACAGTAAGAACTGATGCTGTGTGGAGCAGTTTTAATCTTGATGGTTCAGGTATAGAGATTGGTCTATGGGATGAAGGTGCGGTTTATGAATACCATGATTCATTTAGGGAAGGAATTTATGGACCAAGACATGTGTTTTTTATAGATTCAACAGGTTCTGAAGTAAGCGAACATTCAACGCATGTAGCCGGAACTATAGTCGCTGATAATGATAATTATAACTCAAAAGGTATGGCAGATAAATCAGTTTTATACTCCCGCGACTGGAATGCAGGTTTTGTAGAAATGACAAATGCTGCTGCGGGACTTGACCCAAACTTTACAACTCCTTTACTACTATCAAATCATTCTTATGGGCAAAATCCGGGTTGGGTCTGGGGTGATCTGCGCAATAGCGGAACCAATGCCTGGTACTGGATGGCAGAAGATTACCAAAATGAAGACCCGAATTTTGGTAACTATCATGATTCATTAACTTTCAACATAGATTTAATTGCCTTTAATGCTCCGTATTATACAATTGTTTGGGCAGCAGGAAACGACAGGGGACAAGGCCCCGAACCATTTACATCGCATTGGGTATGGGATGGAGAAAAGTGGGTTTCCAGCACTAGCTATCATCCGAAAGATGGTGGTGATGATGGATTTGATTGCATACCTCCGGAGGGAGTAGCAAAAAATATTATTACTGTAGGTGCTGTAGATGATATCCCATATGGTTATACAAGTCCTTCCGATGTTAAACAAATAAATACAAATTTCAGCGTTTGGGGTCCAACAAAAGATGGTAGAATTAAACCTGATATAGTAGCAAATGGCGATGCTTTGTATTCAACACTACCAAATAATTTATATGGTAATACAATTAAGGGCTTAACAGCCAGCGGTACCTCTATGGCTGCACCGAATGTTACAGGTTCGTTAGCTTTACTTTTACAACATTATAAAAACACACACAATAATACTGTCCCACTTTCATCAACATTAAAGGCAATTGTAATTCATACAGCTGACGAAGCTGGCGAAAATCCCGGTCCTGATTATAAATATGGATGGGGTTTGCTTAATACATATAAAGCAGCTCAACTCATATCGCAGGATCAAAACAATTCTAATGCAATACAAGAGATACTACTTTCTAATGGTCAAACTTATACTTTAAATGATCTATATAACGATGGTACTCAACCAATAAAAATAACCTTAGCCTGGAATGATATTCCGCCTTCTAATTCTCAAACAGGTCCGATTTTAGTCCGGGATCTTGATGTAAGGTTATATAAAAATGGGATAACATATTATCCTTGGGTACTAAATCCGGGAAACCCCGGTTCTGCTGCCACAACTGGCGATAATACTAAAGATAATGTTGAACAGATATTATTTCAGTCACCAGGCGTGGGTTTATATTCAGTTGTTGTTTCACATAAAGGAACACTTAGTTCAAGTCAGATGTTTTCATTAATTGTGACAGGATTTACTTCTCCTTTTGTTACCTTTAATCTAAAGCAAATCGGGAATGATAATCAAACATTCGGTCAGGCAGCATACTGGGATAATTTAAGCTGGAATTATGTACAACCTGAACAACCCGTAACACTTTCAATTGCTCAACATCATTTTTTATCAACACAAGATTTCAGACCAAATACTTATGAAAAGTTCAATCATTGGGAAGATAACCTTGCAACAACATCGGACTGGTATCGGAACTGGGATACTATTGGGCTCAGAGCCAGCATTAATTTGGTTGCTGCACGGTTTATTCCAAAATATTCAAACGTCATAATAAAAAATAGTTTGGAGGGAACAGTATCAACCGGCGACAGCTTAAATTTCTCCGACCCTTGGTTGACTGATATTAATGAACAACCATATGGATTAAGGAACCAAGGCCTTTCGGCACCATTCAAACAAAGACCATCGCCATTTTATCCCGATTACACAACAAGCTACTACGGTGATGTTTACAAAGGCGTCTTCTTAAATCAAGGTCTTGATTGGCAACCACCCTACTACTCCGTAAAAGCGGATGCAGTGCAGGATATACAACTACAGCAAACCGGCAGAACACACAGGTTTTATTTTCAAGGCTGGAGTGCAAGCCCGCTGGGCAGTGCGGAGTTTCAATATCCAAATGCACTTGAAACACCGGTTGTCTTTAAGCAGGAAGGAGCAACAGTCCAGGCAAACCTTAAAGGCACACAGTTAAGCAATAACAGCAATGCATACTCAAAAGGCAACCAGAGGAAGTTTGTCTAA